The Halomicronema hongdechloris C2206 genome includes a window with the following:
- a CDS encoding DUF2949 domain-containing protein: MDTSPPQEDLISFLRYELAVPVDSINLGLRQSRHAPNLLPIVLWQYGLVSTQQLDQIFKWQEQQSQVRDSAPSWLRLG, from the coding sequence ATGGATACATCGCCCCCTCAGGAAGACCTGATCTCATTTTTGCGCTATGAGTTAGCCGTACCGGTAGATTCGATTAATTTGGGCCTGCGGCAGAGTCGTCATGCCCCCAACCTGCTACCTATCGTGCTCTGGCAGTATGGTCTGGTTAGCACCCAGCAGCTCGATCAGATCTTTAAGTGGCAAGAACAACAATCTCAAGTTAGGGATTCCGCACCCAGTTGGTTACGCTTGGGGTGA
- a CDS encoding TldD/PmbA family protein, whose product MPTVQDIATYAETSARKLGIGKYDLYGASVDETSVQVDKGEPKQVKASQRSSVIVRVWNDQGRLGVTTTTDVDPKGLELALQTAQEASAFGAKEHIPDFSPEATAAIADKDVGLIPPVEVPELLETLVTAEQALLNAHPAIASVPYNGLAQRSLERFYLNSAGARRQENRSYASIYLYSKTEQEGRKPRSAGSIRLHRGLQKLDVQACIKEAQEKTISHLDYRPIPSGQYRVVFSAEAFLSLLDAFSNLFNAQSILDRRSLSTPDSLGTQIASPLLTVYDDALHAENISAETFDGEGTPTRRVAIITAGKLSNFLHSAGTAKRLGAQPTGHASIGAKVSVSPSFYHVVAAESAPEPLSLDTADNVVWIDELQALHAGVNALQGAFSLPFDGWLVNQGKRVSIESATVAGDIRSVLQSILYIEPEPEITPGGVCPRVWVDVLSITGEA is encoded by the coding sequence ATGCCAACGGTTCAAGACATTGCAACCTATGCCGAGACCAGTGCCCGCAAGTTGGGGATTGGGAAGTACGACCTCTACGGGGCGTCGGTGGATGAAACCAGCGTCCAGGTGGATAAGGGAGAGCCGAAGCAGGTCAAGGCCTCTCAGCGCTCGTCGGTGATCGTGCGGGTCTGGAATGATCAGGGCCGCCTCGGGGTTACCACCACCACCGATGTCGATCCGAAGGGGTTGGAGTTGGCGCTGCAGACGGCCCAGGAAGCCAGTGCCTTCGGAGCCAAGGAGCATATCCCTGACTTTAGTCCTGAGGCAACAGCTGCCATTGCTGATAAGGACGTGGGGCTGATTCCCCCGGTAGAGGTGCCTGAGTTGCTTGAGACCTTGGTTACGGCAGAACAGGCATTGCTGAATGCTCACCCTGCGATCGCAAGTGTGCCCTACAACGGCCTGGCCCAACGGAGCCTGGAACGGTTCTACCTCAACAGTGCCGGGGCCCGACGCCAAGAAAATCGCTCCTACGCGTCCATTTACCTCTACAGCAAGACCGAGCAAGAGGGGCGCAAGCCTCGCTCTGCCGGGTCGATTCGACTCCATCGAGGGCTACAAAAGCTGGACGTGCAAGCTTGCATCAAAGAAGCCCAAGAGAAAACCATCAGTCATCTAGACTATCGCCCCATTCCTTCCGGCCAGTATCGCGTCGTGTTTTCGGCCGAAGCCTTTCTCAGTCTGCTTGACGCCTTCTCCAACCTATTCAACGCCCAGAGCATTCTCGATCGCCGTAGCCTATCCACCCCAGACTCCCTGGGTACCCAAATCGCCTCACCGCTGCTGACGGTTTACGACGATGCCCTCCATGCCGAGAATATCAGCGCCGAAACCTTCGACGGCGAAGGTACCCCCACCCGGCGAGTGGCCATTATCACCGCCGGGAAACTGAGTAACTTCCTCCACAGTGCTGGTACCGCCAAGCGGCTAGGTGCCCAACCCACAGGCCACGCCAGTATCGGCGCTAAAGTCAGCGTCAGTCCCTCCTTCTACCACGTGGTTGCGGCAGAGTCGGCCCCTGAGCCCCTGAGCCTAGACACCGCAGATAATGTGGTCTGGATCGACGAGCTACAGGCCCTTCATGCCGGCGTCAATGCCCTGCAGGGCGCCTTCTCTTTGCCCTTTGACGGCTGGCTGGTGAACCAAGGCAAACGAGTCAGCATCGAATCGGCCACCGTCGCCGGGGACATTCGCTCGGTGCTGCAGTCGATCCTCTATATCGAACCAGAGCCGGAAATTACTCCAGGCGGCGTATGTCCTCGCGTCTGGGTGGATGTCCTGTCTATCACTGGCGAAGCCTAA